In Ignavibacteriales bacterium, the sequence TTTTGGAAGAGTTCAAAATCTTCCGGAACGCCGCGTGATGCTGATACCAGGGTTGTCTGGTTTGCATCAAGAGATTGGACGAGATTATAAAGATACAAATGGCCTAGATTCACATACCAGACGTTGGTATGGCCGCTAATATGATTCAGATGATTAATAAGATAACTCTTGTTAATATCAGGATAAAGAACTTGCGGGTGCCACATAAAGTGGTACACATCTCCCTTTGCTAAAATCGCATCAAATAATCCATTCAAAGAAGTCAGACTTGTATCACCACCACCCCATGATGGCGCACCAAGCTCCAGAGTAGGGAAAAAAGCGCTAAAGTGATTTCTAGAATTATCCCATGGATGCAAGATTGAATCGCCGTACACATATTCACGAGGCGATGCTGTACTGCCATTCTCATATAAACGAGCATCAAGATAACCATAGCCACCTAAGAGTGAATCTACTTTAGAATCATAATCTCCATAAGGAGCGATCCAAGTGTAAACATATTTTGTTCCATTCAAAGAAAAAAGTGGAGGAAAGTTGAGTGCTGTTTTAATATCTTGGACAGACCCTCCGACCTCACTCACTGAAGTATAATGTTGTGTACCAATTATAGTATCATAAGGAGTAGCAATATGGGTACGGCTGTGTGATGCAATCTCTACAAATCCTGAATCAAGTTCAGCTTGGATTTTTTGCCAGGTCGGTCTGGATGTAGACCAGGTAATAACGCCTCCTGTAACATAAATGCCATACGAACGAAAAAGATGAATAAGCGCACCTTCTTCGTTAAACATCCAATCACCCCAATCATCAAATGTAGCGGTAACTACGGCTTTGCGATTATCGTAATATTTGCTGATCCCGCGATACACTATGGAGACCGGATTATTTGCTCCATCAACAATTTCGAGGAAAAGAGAATCACTCGCACCGGAAAATGCCGCTGATACATAGACTCGGCTGTTTGTGTAATCAAAGCGCACAGCTTCGACTGCATTAAACGTATCTACTGATGTTTTTTCTGTTAACTGAATCCAAGTTGATTCCAATATTTGATGCTTCTCTAAGGCTTTCAAGCTGCTAGATCCTGAAGGAATATCAATCTGGTAGGTCATTGGATATTTCAATCCGTAAGCGGTGTGAAATGTTGGCGTAACTGCTATGACAACCATTCCGGTCGATGGAGTGGTGATTGATAGTTTCGCTTGATCTTGTGAAAATGTAAAAAAGACGATACACAACGAAAGAGAGAATAATAATCCTAATCTAATTTTCATGAAGAATATCTTTTATAAATGGATATATATTGTGAAACATTTTATTTTATACTATCTATTGGCGTAACGGTCTCTTTGGAAAAGATAATGCTGCCAAATTTCGAAGGCACATGAAATCCTTCACGAGGATCTGTTTGATTCCAAGATGAAGCTTCTACTGTCTGCTGTTCTGTTCGCTGATAATCATACCGAGCTGTCAAGATACGCCATCTATCGCCATCGTGCGGAGGAAAATTCATCGACGGTGCCATAAACTGTAATTCTTTAAATGGTATAGCAACTTCGACCGTCCATCCTGTGTCAATATCTTTTTTATTATTAAGAGTTCCCTGCACCGACACTCCCACTTTTATGCTGTCGAGATTCCAAGCACGGTTCCCATATCCATTGTTGTAAAATGGCTTCTTAAAAAATATATCCAAAATCGTTCTTAGAGGATTCACTTGTATTTCGCAATAATTTAATCCATCCCCATCCGGGTCACAGAATATTTCGACCACATCTTCATACCATAATCGATCATCTCTTTCAGTCATCGTTGCCCAGACATCCGGATCTAGACAGATGAATCCAATATACAGATATTGATCATCCCACAAATATTTCACTTGTGTTGAGAGTTTCGCCTGTGAGCCATCTTGATAGTGGACAAATTTTTCCGAGAATGCAGCCGCTTGCCAATCAGGTTCTGTAAGGTGTCCGTCAATCGTGATTGATGTAGCAGTATGTTTAATAACGTACTGACGAATTTCTTGGGACCAAAGAGAGTTGGAATAAATCGCGATACAAAGCAGTGCAAGTTCTATAGAACGAAGAAATATTTTGATTGATACGCCCATTATACATTATAAAATCGTTAAAATGATATTTATGATTGAAAGCCACCTAACGACCCTTTGATAGTATCTTGAAAAATGAGTCAAGAATCAAATAAGAAATGATCTAATAAATATTTTCCTTTTACCCTATTTTTCGGTCAATCAGAATTGATTTACTGAAAAACAATCTAATCTAATTTTCAATTTACAAGTGTACTAGCTAAAGTGAGATATAAAAATATATTTATAATCTTGTTGCCACAACTGCCACCGCTTTCGCACGTTCTACTCTGCCGCTTGAATGGTCAGTCGACTCAAGAAAAATAATATAGATTCCAATGCGGGCACGCTGCTTATCATTACAAAAGCCGTCCCATACAATCTCTCCATGCGCACCAGCAAGTTCACCATTCGCCAACGTCCGAATGAGTCTTCCTTTTATATCGTAGATTCTAAGATTCACTGTCGATGTCATGACCGGGAGATTGTATCGAATGATACAGAAATCTTCAAAGCCATCACCATCCGGCGAGAATGGATTGGGCGAGATGGAAATCATTGAGCTGCTTGGTATGCTTGTCGTAACGATACTATTCGCTTTTCCCGGAGTGCCTCCAAGAATATTCGTGCACGTGCTCCAATTGCGCGGATCGTTCGAGTCAATATTAGGATTTATACGCTCAAGCGAACGTCCTCTTGTGTCAACGACATCGGGATGATGCCAACGCGGTAAGTACGCAACACTATCGATTGCTTGACCTGTAAGATCTTTCAATACAACAATATCTCCATCATTGTTGAAACTCAATCCACTTAAACGATTAAGAATACGAATATGGACCAGCGAATCTGACTGTAACAGGTTCGGAAATAATCGGAAGAGAGAAGAATCAGCTGCGACAATCGCATTCCCGCCGGACTCGACGGCAAACGGCTGGCTGGAAATATCAAATGAATTCACATTGTTCAAGGTCGGATTGTCATTGAAACTCCAACCTGCTAAATCGATCGGTTGACCGCTGCGGTTGAAAAGTTCAATCCATTCATTCTGGCCATACAATGGATCATACATAATTTCATTGATTATAAGTGAACGAGGTTCATACCTGATATTGACAGTAATCGATGTCCGATTATTTTGCAAACGCTCGTCGCGCCACCAATCAACAACAACAATGATATTGGTTGTACCGGAAGCAAGTTGAGGAAATGATTCAGAAAAAAGAATTGAATCGCCTGCAGCTAATGGTTGCGCAGATAATATCGTGCGCATAAGTTCCGGCGTTGAATCGCGATGTCCATCAGCATAATACCTGACCAGAACACTATCCACAATTCGTCTGCCGATATTATGAACGCTTGCATGTACGATTGGATGAATTTTTCCACCGACCGTCGTTTGTGTTTGCGTCACATTGCTGATCATCAAATCGCAATCGAGCCGGGCAATACTGTTTTTCTTACCCGGCGTACTGCCAAGCGAATCTTGTGATGTTCCCCAGTTTGTCAATACAGTGCTTGACAGTTCACCATCAATGCGTTCTAATGATTTTCCATTTTGTCCGCCCCAGGATGGCGCATACATGACACTGTCGATAGTACTCAATCTCGAATCGTAAATGACGACAGCATCAGGCGTAGAATTGTTAAGCGCAGAAAAACTTGTCGTGACAACTGATATGCCGGAATGATATGAACGGAATACAATGTCCTTCGCAATCACTAAATATGAACTTGGCGGAAGAAGCACATCGGTTTGTGTGATGATTGATTTCGCAGAAATGTTGCTGTCTGATATTCTCCAATTCTTTACATTGATTGTATCGGACGAAGTATTAAACACTTCCACCCATTCCAGTTCATCACCGATGGGATAATACATAATTTCATTTACCAGGATATCGCACTTCACATTCCCCACACTTACAATCGTGCGTGCAGTATCGTTTGAATGATTTTCATCCGAGGAATAATCAATGACCGCAGCAAAGTTATGGTCGCCTGCTTTCATTGGAGCATGTGAGACAAGACATGTTGACGAATCGCCGGGACTGAGAGAAAGTCCATGGAGAGCAGTGAACTGCTCGATAGATTCATAGAGACCATTAGAGTTTTCATCACAGAATAATCGAATTGAGAAGTTTGAAGAGGCGAGTAATCCATAATTCTTTACTACCGCCGAAAGTATTATCGAGTCTTTTCGTGTTGCGTGAACAGGCGCAGCACTGATCTTGGAAAAACCTACATCACTTCCGGTCGTGACCGAAATTGAGACATCATCGATCCTGAGCACTCCAGTATTGTTTGTGCTATCGGCAAGCACGATCCATTTGAGTTGGACATTGGATTGGAAATTCAATCCCTTCTTCGAAAGATCAATAGTGCGTTGAACATAACTGGTGATTGTGGTGATTGTATCAAACCTTGCCAGCAGTATCCCAAAGTTGATGCCATCCACGGAAGCGCGGATCTCTAATCGGTAGGCAGCTGCAGTGCTTGTCCTTCGCTCCCAAAAGACCAATGTATTCGGAAAGCGTGAGCCAAAATTAAACACAGGAGAGAGGAGCGTTTTTATGGAACGGTTACCAGTCGCAGAAACGCAATTCGGAGCTGAATGCGGTGAAGATGCATACGTCGAAAAACCGTTTCCGCTCCAGCCGTATGGCAGGATCGGTGCTGTTACTCCATCGAAATTTTCTGAATATTGGGAAGCAGTAATTTGTGCTATGGAACATGTTGTTTGAATGAATAGAAGAAACAAAATTGCTCGCAATTGCATGGAGAAAACCCTCCCATTGGTAGTGAAAAGCTTGGCTCTCGAGAAATTGCTGATGTACAATAAGAACATTTTCATTTCGACGCAACTGCATTTTCGAGATTTCAATTTTTGATACTGCTTTTATGATGCCTTATTTCTATCTTATCAAATAAGTTCCCTTGTTGGACGGAACAATATTCTGTCCAATGTTCACACCTATTATGAGAGGAGTACGTTATGTCTGAGACCGTTCTCGATAAATTTCTCCGATATGTTATCATCGATACACAGTCTAAGGAAGATTCTGAATCCTATCCGAGTACCGCGAAACAGTTCGACCTGCTCAACCTGCTGGTAAAAGAGTTAAAAGGTCTTGGTGTTCCGAAAGTGAGTATTGACGAGTTTGGATATGTGATGGCAACAATTCCAGCGAATGTGCAAAAGAATGTGCCCGTTATCGGATTTATCGCACACGTGGATACGTCGCCGGAAGTGAGCGGTGCAAACGTGAAGCCGCAGATCATCACCAAGTACAAGGGCGGTGATATAGTTTTGTCTGGCGAGCCCACTGCCGTCATTCGCGAATCAGAAAATCCGACGCTGAAAGCTGCACTCGGCAAGATGATTGTCACCAGCGACGGCACAACACTTCTTGGCGCTGACGACAAAGCTGGTCTTGCCATTATTATGACAGCTGTTCAATCGCTCATTGATAATCCAAAAATTGCGCATGGCGAAATTAAAATCGGTTTCACGCCGGATGAAGAAGTCGGTGCAGGGACAAAATTTTTCGACATCAAAAAGTTCGGCGCTCAGTTTGCCTACACGATAGATGGTGACACACCCGGTGAGTTGAACAAGGAAACATTTAGTGCTAATTCCTGTCTTATCACTGTCCAAGGCCGGGACATTCATCCCGGCAGTGCAAAAGATATTATGATCAATTCTGTACGCGTCATCTCCGATATCATTGCTCGGCTGCCAAAGAATACTGCACCGGAAACGACAGAGGGATACGAGCCCTACATTCATCCATATGTTCTCGAAGGCGGTGTTGGCAAGTCAACAGTAAAAATTCTTTTCCGCGATTTTAAAACGGCCGGATTGGATGCTCTCAAGAAGATTGTGGAAAAAGTCGTTGCAGAAGTTCAATCGATGTATCCAAAAGCAAAAATCGAGTTACAAATTACAGAGCAGTACCGTAATATGCGCGAAGGGTTGGAAAAAGATACTCGCGTGATCGATTACTTGTTCGAGGCAACGAAGCGTTCCGGTTTACAGCCGGAGTGGACACCAATCCGGGGCGGCACAGATGGATCACGCCTGACAGAGAATGGCTTGCCAACGCCGAATATTTTCACCGGCGGGGCAAATTATCACAGCCGCACAGAATGGGTAAACGTATGGGGCATGGAAAAATCTGTGGAGACCGTACTGAATTTAGTACAGATTTGGGCGGAGAAGAGTAATTAAGCACTCAGTAGTCAGTCTTCAGTTCTCAGCAGATAAAGCAATTTCATGAATTGATCACTGATCGCTGATAACTGATAGCTAATAAAAGGAGTTACTATGGATCAACAAGCACCCACAATAAGCAGTATTCCGGAAAACGCGTATAAAGAATTAAAGCCAGGTGAAGAGTACCGGCCCATTATGGTACCCGAACAATCGTACCCCGAAGTAACTGTATGGTCGGTAACATGGGGATTGGTCATGGCAGTCCTCTTTTCTGCGGCAGCAGCTTATTCCGGATTGAAAATTGGACAAGTGTTTGAAGCCGCAATTCCCATTGCGATTCTTGCAGTTGGCATAACCGGTGTTGCAAAAAAGAAGAATGGTCTTGGTCAGAATGTGATCATCCAGTCCATTGGGGCTGCGTCTGGTGTCATTGTCGCCGGGGCTATTTTTACAATTCCAGCACTATATATTCTTGCACTTCCGGCAAGCTACTTTCAGATGTTTATGGCATCGGCACTCGGCGGATTTCTCGGAATTCTCTTTCTCATTCCGTTCCGAAAATATTTTGTCAAAGACATGCATGGCACACTTCCCTTTCCTGAAGCGACGGCAACAACAGAAATTCTCGTTGCCGGCGAACAAGGCGGCAAACAGGCAATGGTACTAGTTGTCAGCGGACTTATCGGTGGAATATTTGATTTCGTCTTCAGCGCATTTGGATCATGGTCGGAAGTCATCACGTCACGGATGTTCGGCTGGGGACAAACGCTTTCCGATAAGCTGAAGATAGTATTTAAAGTAGATGTCTCTGCAATGGTCTTTGGACTTGGATATATTATCGGATTGAAATATGCGGCAATCATTGCAGCGGGTTCTATTCTTTCCTGGTTTGTCATGGTACCTTTGGTCTATGAAGTCGGTCAGTATCTTACCATTCCGCTTGGTGCAACAGCAACAAAACTCATTGCACAAATGAGCCCTGAAGAAATCTTCCGTACGTACGTTCGGCAGATTGGCATAGGCGGAATTGCGATGGCAGGCATTATCGGCATTATTCGTTCCTCGAAAATCATTGCCGGTGCATTCTCGCTCGCCTACAAAGAAATCGCACATCATACTTCCGGGGATGAGGGAAAAACGCTCCGCACGCAATCCGATATTCGCATGCTGTGGGTCGTCGTTTTGATCCTTCTAACGGCTCTTGCGCTCTTCGTATTTTTTATGCTTGGAGTCGTTCCTACAATCGGACAGGCGATCGTCGCATTGTTAGTGGTCACTATTATTTCTTTCCTTTTTACCACTGTTGCAGCAAATGCTACAGCTATTGTTGGAACAAATCCGGTTTCCGGTATGACATTGATGACACTGATTCTTTCATCTCTCGTACTGACACAAATTGGTTTAAGCGGCACATCCGGTATGGTGAGCGCACTTATTATTGGCGGCGTCGTATGCACGGCGTTGTCGGTTGCAGGAGGATTCATTACCGATCTCAAAGTTGGTTACTGGCTTGGTTCTACACCGAAGAAGCAAGAGACATGGAAATTTCTCGGTGTTCTTGTCTCAGCAGCAACTGTAGGCGGTGTCATTCTTATACTCAATCAGGCATATGGCTTTACCGGTGAAAAAGCAATGGTTGCTCCGCAAGCTAACGCGATGGCGGCAGTCATCAAGCCGCTGATGTCAAACGCCCCAACGCCTTGGGTACTTTATATTGTCGGTGCAGTTATAGCGTTATTGCTTGTGATTCTGAAAGTCCCGCCCCTGGCTTTTGCGCTTGGAATGTACATTCCACAGGAATTGAATATGCCGCTTGTCTTTGGAGGATTCATTGCGTGGCTCGTGTCAACACGAACAAAGAATGAAAAGTTGAACAACGCCCGTTTCCAACGCGGTACTTTGATCGCTTCCGGGTTCATTGCAGGCGGTGCACTGTTCGGTGTCTTTAACGCATTTTTAAAATTCATCGATCAGCAATGGTCGTTTGGATATGCCGCTTGGAATAACGAGCAGTGGGCAGGATCAACAAACGGCGAGATAGCCGGTTTAGTGATGTTTGCATTGTTGTTCGCTTATGCATTATGGGATTCGATGCGGGGAAAAGAGACAGAGTCCTAAAACTGCACAACTCGCGGCAGCGAGTTCCAATTTCGCTGTGTGTACATAGAAGCCGCTCTGGAACAATTTTGAGCGGCTTTGCTATTCCAAGTTATAGATTCCCGATATTTTAATGAGCAAATATTAATAGAGAAATATCAGGAATCTTCTCTACAGGATAACAGATCCGAAAAGTACAGAACCATTCGATTATACATCACATGGGGTGAAACGCCATTTTTAAATTGCGGCATTCCTTCCCAACTTAAGGATGAAAGAACCCTCGTTGTCAATCTATAAACAACGGTTTAAGATGCCGATTCAGAATGTTGCCCGTGACCGATGCACTCACCGAGTTTTCATACTTGTCCAATGCCGAAGTGTATCGAGTACCCATTTCTGCAGCAATCTTGAATGCGACATGAAGCATTTGGCGCAAATGAATATTGAAAACAGGATTTTTTTGATCGTGCTGAAGTGCAGAGACAAACTGTTGAGACGTCCAGTTGCTTACCTGCGATGGCTGAGGTAATTTTGAATTATCGATCTCGACCACAGTTGCATACGGTTTGCAAAGTTCAACCCTGCGGGCAAACGCTTGGGCGTAGACATCGTGAGCGATCGCCAAACCATCACCGCCCGCCAATGCTAATCCAATCAATTCTTCAAGCCACGTTGTTCCTGCTGTTTTAAGATGAAGGCCTGCGTTATGCATCTTCAGCACTTGACGTATATGCGGGTACAGAGAAAACTTATCGCTGCCGGAATGTACGCTTAACTTCAAATTTTTGGGAAGATTAAATATATTAACCGCATGAGCAATAACCAAAACATCTTCTTCAAATTCTTGTGCGAATGCGCTCGGATTGCCTACATAATCAATTCCCTTTAGGAACTTGCCGGAAAATTTCGGAGCGATTGTCTGCGCAGGAATTCCTTCCTGCGCAAGAGCCGCAAGAATAAAAAACATTTCAACCGGAGTCTGCGGCGTATCTGTTTCATCCATAGATACTTCGACAATAAATTTGCCTTCGCCTTTATTCTTTTTAATGTGCTGATAGGTCTTCGCCGCTTCTTCGATCGCATAAAGATATTTCGCTCCTATTGAATGAACCGAATCTTTTGTAACGGTAATTTCTCGCTGGACTCCAGGAATATTCAGCTTGCCGATGTACTTTGCCATTGATTGTTCGAAGGCTAGGAGATCTGCTTCTGCCGGAGCTATACCGATAAAATCAGCAACATCGAGAGTGAAGAAATCTGCATGCGCCATAAATTTATCTACGTTACCAAGCCCTATATGATCGGCATCAACGTGATATGCCCCCTTCCACCCCATTTTTTTCACTGCTGTATCCGCTTCACGGCGGGTATCTTCCGGGTTCGTACCAATGATCGTGTGTTCACGATTAGATTTATTCCAAACTGGAACCACATCTACTCCTAGCTGTTGTGCAATCAGGAATGCCTGCAATTGTGCATTCCCCTGGCGGCCAAAACGATCTCCGACACCTATTGAATACTTCTCGAGCGTCATTGTATATCTCCTTATTTTAGGGACAACGTATCTGTCAATATTGATTCTTAGGATTGGTATGAAATACATCCTATAAAACCTTAATAGCCTCATGCTATCTATCAATGAGATAGATGCCTTACGTTAAGATAGGAATATTTTTTTTATCTGCCAATCACCTTACCATAAAATTAGCTCATTGACTTTTTGTTGAGCCTTTTGCATGTTGAATCATCAAAAGAGATCATACTAAGTCATACTATTTTAAGGAAGAGGATCATGACGACAGTCAAAAATGTTCTGCAAGCCAAAGAAAATAATATTTGGTCGATTGCTCCAGATGCGATCGTATTTGATGCACTTAAAATTATGGCAGAAAAAAATATCGGCGCGCTTCTGGTGATGCAAAAGGAAAAAGTGGTGGGGATTTTCTCTGAACGGGACTATGCCAGAAAGATTGTACTCAAAGGAGAATCTTCACGCACAACTGCTGTAAAAGATGTGATGACCTCCGAAGTGCTTTCTGTGAACCCGGAGCAATCCATTGACGAATGCATGGCTCTTATGACCAATAAACACGTCCGTCACCTTCCTGTCATAGAGAACGGAAAACTCATTGGTCTCATTTCAATTGGAGACGTAGTAAAAGCGATTATTTCCGAACATGAATATACGATAAAACAGTTGGAAAATTATATTACAGGTTCCCGGTGAGGGGAACCTCGGCTGCACCTCTCTTCCTCTTTATTTCGCTAAAGCAATTTTTATTGCCGCATCTCTTGAATTCCCGCATTACCATTCGTATATTATTTTTGTTTGATTTTGACATTCAACGATGAAGCCTGCCTCATGTCTTACGTTATGTCATTTATCAAGTATCGCACCGAAAGCTGGCACCACATAAGGATCTTCGAGAATGTTTGAAAAGTTTATCTCGCTTCTTGCACCGCCAAACTTCGGCGATGAAGAAAAAAATCGCATTGCAGAAATCCTCAATGTTATCGCGCTGAGTATCCTTACAGGCTTTATAATTCTCGTTCTTCAAAGAGCGATCGCCGGTCAATATAAACTCTTTATTCAAACATTATCCGCTGGCGTCATGATTATTCTTTCTATCGTGTTCCTCAGGAAAGGGTATTTGCAATGGGCAGAAGGACTGTTGCTCTGGACAATCTTGGGTTTCATAACATTTCTGCTCTATACATCAAATGGACTTCACAATATTGCTCTTCTTGGCATCCCTATATGTCTGGTGTTTGCAGGAATTGCTCTCCGTGCAATTTATTTCTTTGCCTTCACATTTTTGGCAATTCTGTCAGTAGTCACCATAGGCTTTCTCGAAATTAATGGATTGCTTACGACTCGAAACATCACGCAGACAACGTACTTCGATGTTATCGATATCGTTGTTATCCTTGTTGTGACAGCTGTTGCTGTGCGGATTCTTTCAGACAATCTTCTGCGAAGTATCAATAGAGCGCGTATGAAGGAGAAGGATATCCGGCATCAAGCCACGGAACTAAAGGAATCGGAAGAAAAGTTCAGAACACTGACTGAAGAATTACCAAATATGGTTTTCATTTACGAGAATGGAAAGATTGTGTATGTGAATGAACGATGTAAAGAGTTGATCGGGTTTACACGCGAAGAAATTTATGCTCCGGGATTCGATATTCTTTCCATTATTGCACCGGAACATCGGGATGTGATCATGCAAAAATTCTTTCAGCATAAAATTGGCGTTGAGGTAGAACCGTATGAGTGTACATATATTGGAAAAGCCGATCAGAGAATCGAGTGCCTTCAAATGTCGAAGGTGATCCATTATACAGGACAACCAGCCATACTTGGAATTGTAGCGGATTTGACGGAATTTAAGCGCGCTCAAGACGCTATTCGTGAAAGTCAAAGCCGGCTTTCTTGCATCATCACATCTGCAATGGAAAGCATCATCACATTAGATGAACACCGGCGTATCTTATCGTTTAACCCTGCATCAGAACAGATGTTCTGCTGCTCCGAAGCAGAGGCAACAGGACAGTCCATCGATCGCTTCATTGCCCTTCCAAACACCGATAAGAACCATGGCAACGGTGATGTTCATGAGTCGCACTCGATCGTCAGCTTATTGGAAGGCAGGATGAGAACGATTAACGGAATTCGTGTGAACGGTGAAGTTTTTCCAGTTGAGGCATCCATCGCAAAAGTGAATTCGGGAAACGAAGAACTCTACACAATCATCCTCCGTGATATCACTGAACGAATAAAGTCAGAAGAGACTCAAAGAAACTTGCAGGCACAGCTATTGCAATCGCAAAAGATGGAGGCAGTTGGTTCTCTGGCTGGCGGTATTGCACATGATTTTAACAATATTCTTTCTGTCATTATTGGCAATGCCGAACTAGTGAAATTGAAACTCGCTCCAAAACATCGAGCAATGAAACATATCGAGGAAGTGGTCAGTGCATCGGATCGGGCGCAAGATCTTGTTCAGCAAATTCTCGCTTTTAGCAGGAAACAAGACACACAGTTCCGGCCCGTTCGGCTGCATTACATTTTACGAGAAGGAATGAGACTTCTCCGTGCATCGCTTCCTGCCACCATCGAGATTAAAATGGATTTACCGATCAATGGCCCGCTCATTTTGGGTGATGCGACACAAATACACCAAGTGATTATGAATCTTTGTACAAATGCCGCTCAAGCAATGGAAGGAATCGACGGAAAGCTCATCTTGCGCCAGAAGAATGTAGCGTTCGACGATCGTTCAATCCTGTTTCATCCTGATCTGAAGAAGGGTCTCTATGCAATGTTCTCGGTACAGGATACCGGACTCGGCATGGATGGATTCACGTTGAAACGGATTTTCGAACCGTTCTTTACCACAAAAGCACCTGGTAAAGGAACGGGATTGGGATTGGCAATTGTCCATGCCATCATCAAAAACCATGGCGGCGCAATTAAAGTTCAAAGTCAAGTTGGAAAAGGCACTCAAGTAGATGTGTATATACCTGTGTATGAAGGTGAAGAAGAAAATGTAAAATCTGAAACAGCAAAGAAACGCTTCGGACACGCCGAACGTATTATGATTGTTGATGATGAAGAACTATTACTTAAAACGCTGACAGAGACCCTCAAAGGTCTTGGCTATCAAGCGTACCCCTTTGTCAGGCCGACTGAAGCGCTACAAGCATTCGAGCAACACCCCGACGAATTTGATCTCATCATTACAGACCAGACGATGCCGCATATGACCGGTATTCTTCTCGCCGACAGAATCAGGCAAGTGCGTAACGACCTGCCGATCGTTTTAATGACGGGATATGATCAATTAGAAGATTCCAAGAAACTTGAAGCTCTCGGCATTCAGACTGTTCTGCTCAAACCCTTTAGGAAAGTTGTTCTTGGAGAGACTCTTAAGAAAATATTGGAAACAAAAGAAGTAACAAAACCGTACAATCATTTAGCAAAAAAAGCAAAACACTAAAGAGAAGAAAACCATCCTCACTCTCTTCTCTTTCATGTTCATGATCATCCGAAGTAGTAATCCTGA encodes:
- a CDS encoding CBS domain-containing protein — translated: MTTVKNVLQAKENNIWSIAPDAIVFDALKIMAEKNIGALLVMQKEKVVGIFSERDYARKIVLKGESSRTTAVKDVMTSEVLSVNPEQSIDECMALMTNKHVRHLPVIENGKLIGLISIGDVVKAIISEHEYTIKQLENYITGSR
- a CDS encoding oligopeptide transporter, OPT family, with the translated sequence MDQQAPTISSIPENAYKELKPGEEYRPIMVPEQSYPEVTVWSVTWGLVMAVLFSAAAAYSGLKIGQVFEAAIPIAILAVGITGVAKKKNGLGQNVIIQSIGAASGVIVAGAIFTIPALYILALPASYFQMFMASALGGFLGILFLIPFRKYFVKDMHGTLPFPEATATTEILVAGEQGGKQAMVLVVSGLIGGIFDFVFSAFGSWSEVITSRMFGWGQTLSDKLKIVFKVDVSAMVFGLGYIIGLKYAAIIAAGSILSWFVMVPLVYEVGQYLTIPLGATATKLIAQMSPEEIFRTYVRQIGIGGIAMAGIIGIIRSSKIIAGAFSLAYKEIAHHTSGDEGKTLRTQSDIRMLWVVVLILLTALALFVFFMLGVVPTIGQAIVALLVVTIISFLFTTVAANATAIVGTNPVSGMTLMTLILSSLVLTQIGLSGTSGMVSALIIGGVVCTALSVAGGFITDLKVGYWLGSTPKKQETWKFLGVLVSAATVGGVILILNQAYGFTGEKAMVAPQANAMAAVIKPLMSNAPTPWVLYIVGAVIALLLVILKVPPLAFALGMYIPQELNMPLVFGGFIAWLVSTRTKNEKLNNARFQRGTLIASGFIAGGALFGVFNAFLKFIDQQWSFGYAAWNNEQWAGSTNGEIAGLVMFALLFAYALWDSMRGKETES
- a CDS encoding PAS domain S-box protein translates to MFEKFISLLAPPNFGDEEKNRIAEILNVIALSILTGFIILVLQRAIAGQYKLFIQTLSAGVMIILSIVFLRKGYLQWAEGLLLWTILGFITFLLYTSNGLHNIALLGIPICLVFAGIALRAIYFFAFTFLAILSVVTIGFLEINGLLTTRNITQTTYFDVIDIVVILVVTAVAVRILSDNLLRSINRARMKEKDIRHQATELKESEEKFRTLTEELPNMVFIYENGKIVYVNERCKELIGFTREEIYAPGFDILSIIAPEHRDVIMQKFFQHKIGVEVEPYECTYIGKADQRIECLQMSKVIHYTGQPAILGIVADLTEFKRAQDAIRESQSRLSCIITSAMESIITLDEHRRILSFNPASEQMFCCSEAEATGQSIDRFIALPNTDKNHGNGDVHESHSIVSLLEGRMRTINGIRVNGEVFPVEASIAKVNSGNEELYTIILRDITERIKSEETQRNLQAQLLQSQKMEAVGSLAGGIAHDFNNILSVIIGNAELVKLKLAPKHRAMKHIEEVVSASDRAQDLVQQILAFSRKQDTQFRPVRLHYILREGMRLLRASLPATIEIKMDLPINGPLILGDATQIHQVIMNLCTNAAQAMEGIDGKLILRQKNVAFDDRSILFHPDLKKGLYAMFSVQDTGLGMDGFTLKRIFEPFFTTKAPGKGTGLGLAIVHAIIKNHGGAIKVQSQVGKGTQVDVYIPVYEGEEENVKSETAKKRFGHAERIMIVDDEELLLKTLTETLKGLGYQAYPFVRPTEALQAFEQHPDEFDLIITDQTMPHMTGILLADRIRQVRNDLPIVLMTGYDQLEDSKKLEALGIQTVLLKPFRKVVLGETLKKILETKEVTKPYNHLAKKAKH
- a CDS encoding tagaturonate epimerase family protein, translating into MYFIPILRINIDRYVVPKIRRYTMTLEKYSIGVGDRFGRQGNAQLQAFLIAQQLGVDVVPVWNKSNREHTIIGTNPEDTRREADTAVKKMGWKGAYHVDADHIGLGNVDKFMAHADFFTLDVADFIGIAPAEADLLAFEQSMAKYIGKLNIPGVQREITVTKDSVHSIGAKYLYAIEEAAKTYQHIKKNKGEGKFIVEVSMDETDTPQTPVEMFFILAALAQEGIPAQTIAPKFSGKFLKGIDYVGNPSAFAQEFEEDVLVIAHAVNIFNLPKNLKLSVHSGSDKFSLYPHIRQVLKMHNAGLHLKTAGTTWLEELIGLALAGGDGLAIAHDVYAQAFARRVELCKPYATVVEIDNSKLPQPSQVSNWTSQQFVSALQHDQKNPVFNIHLRQMLHVAFKIAAEMGTRYTSALDKYENSVSASVTGNILNRHLKPLFID